In the genome of Marispirochaeta sp., one region contains:
- a CDS encoding autorepressor SdpR family transcription factor: MNKAFRALADPTRRKILTLLKKGEMNAGEIAAHFDIRPASVSHHLKELTNAGLIMRERRGQRILYSLNATVFEEVIAWFLEINGRHQ, from the coding sequence ATGAACAAGGCGTTCAGGGCTCTGGCGGACCCCACCAGACGAAAGATCCTTACTCTGCTGAAGAAAGGCGAGATGAACGCCGGCGAGATAGCCGCGCATTTCGATATTCGTCCCGCCAGTGTCAGCCATCATCTTAAAGAGCTGACAAACGCAGGTCTCATTATGCGGGAACGGCGGGGACAGCGGATACTCTACTCTCTGAACGCCACCGTATTCGAGGAGGTCATAGCATGGTTTCTGGAAATAAACGGCCGGCACCAATAA
- a CDS encoding DUF429 domain-containing protein produces the protein MKIIGLDSAVDEQKNGLVLFEYNNTDKLTFTALWDHHQDIVAQICDWLEDGEQSLIGIDSPLGWPLQFSKGLQDHYAGMYLGKDANAFFRRETDIDIARRFHKTPLEVSADRIGRTAFMTLKRIREISERSGREISLVWNARDNYAAGFIEVYPAATLLANKLDIKGYKKDYEVRLKIVTELKRRYLIQGIDGIDIAKIDHNFDACLCCFAAYDFLTGKSKAPEVITERIKREGWIWTRAIEQ, from the coding sequence ATGAAAATCATCGGGCTGGACAGTGCCGTTGATGAACAAAAGAACGGCCTTGTCCTCTTTGAATATAACAACACTGACAAATTGACTTTTACGGCCTTATGGGATCACCACCAGGATATAGTCGCACAAATCTGTGACTGGCTTGAGGACGGAGAACAAAGCTTAATTGGCATAGACTCACCCTTGGGTTGGCCGTTACAGTTTTCTAAGGGCCTACAAGATCACTATGCGGGAATGTATCTTGGTAAAGACGCCAACGCCTTTTTCAGACGGGAAACTGATATCGATATTGCCAGGCGATTTCATAAAACTCCCCTGGAAGTGAGCGCGGATAGAATAGGCCGAACAGCTTTTATGACACTGAAACGAATCAGGGAAATCAGCGAAAGATCGGGAAGGGAAATATCTCTGGTATGGAATGCGAGGGACAACTATGCTGCAGGTTTCATTGAGGTGTATCCTGCAGCAACACTGTTGGCCAATAAGCTGGATATAAAGGGGTACAAGAAAGACTACGAAGTCAGACTAAAGATTGTAACTGAACTGAAACGCCGATATTTGATACAGGGCATCGACGGGATTGATATCGCAAAAATCGACCACAATTTTGATGCATGTCTTTGCTGCTTCGCGGCATATGACTTCTTGACGGGAAAGAGCAAAGCACCGGAAGTAATCACTGAAAGAATAAAAAGGGAAGGATGGATTTGGACCAGAGCGATTGAGCAATAG
- a CDS encoding A/G-specific adenine glycosylase: protein MDFERRFTPQPQSPDIELFRTRVLKFYAAQGRSFPWRQNTHPYSVFVSEVMLQQTQVYRVEPKYLHWMQEVPDFRSLAKLSTERLIGLWQGLGYNRRALALRNSAIIVTKEYGGILPDVPELLQSLPGIGPATAASICAFAFNKPVVFIETNIRRVFIHFFFRDSGEVNDKDILPLVEASLYRESPRDWYNALMDLGTLLRSRGPNPNRKSRHYTRQAPFEGSNREARGAILKALQGTPFQTTQEISKSTGIGYARIERAVEELTAEGFLTAEEGQYGLK, encoded by the coding sequence ATGGATTTTGAACGCCGGTTCACCCCCCAACCCCAGTCCCCGGATATTGAACTTTTCAGAACCCGGGTACTGAAGTTTTACGCGGCGCAAGGGCGATCCTTTCCCTGGCGGCAGAATACACACCCTTACAGTGTGTTTGTCTCTGAAGTAATGCTGCAGCAGACCCAAGTGTACCGAGTTGAGCCAAAATACCTGCACTGGATGCAGGAGGTGCCGGACTTCCGCTCTCTGGCGAAACTCTCCACGGAGAGACTCATAGGGCTCTGGCAGGGCCTGGGCTATAACCGCCGGGCCCTGGCGCTGCGGAACTCGGCTATTATTGTAACAAAAGAGTACGGCGGAATACTGCCGGATGTTCCGGAGCTGCTGCAGAGCCTTCCGGGAATCGGTCCCGCTACGGCGGCTTCGATCTGCGCCTTCGCTTTTAACAAGCCCGTCGTCTTTATCGAAACCAACATCCGCAGGGTTTTTATCCACTTTTTTTTCCGGGATTCCGGGGAGGTAAACGACAAGGATATCCTGCCCCTGGTGGAAGCAAGCCTCTACAGGGAGTCCCCCCGGGACTGGTACAACGCCCTGATGGACCTGGGAACGCTGCTCAGGAGCAGGGGCCCCAACCCCAACAGGAAAAGCCGCCACTATACCCGGCAGGCACCCTTCGAAGGCTCCAACCGCGAGGCCCGGGGGGCTATATTGAAGGCGCTGCAGGGTACTCCGTTCCAGACAACCCAGGAGATATCAAAAAGCACGGGAATCGGCTATGCACGAATTGAGCGTGCAGTGGAGGAGCTGACTGCAGAAGGGTTTCTTACGGCAGAAGAGGGTCAATACGGATTAAAATGA
- a CDS encoding PilZ domain-containing protein — protein MEFLFESRFSSLMDGISGQFGTTPLGLLLFFLALIALPLFLTVLYLRQKRREKQTRIARSREIIRKKSSEIGLTPAGKELLDRLIKYDGGPESGYLLFFDEPRFHKAAAELQAKEPDISASSIAALRLKLGFTREPARRFHSTTQLPIEAVLLVRPRKQQGVYKAKITAVRTDGFEIVMEGNNLLTAGDSALFQYQNPQGTFLFRSFCIKRDGRQMLIRHQESFKQLQKRAYFRAVYTGSAEIGLFDNEDRYSSRFIDIGGGGASIINPEDRFSQGDFLELIFSLPGNDETFTLKGSVIRTSRGSRRLHVKFEGLKESQRDRIIGLVFKPQQVSG, from the coding sequence ATGGAATTCCTTTTTGAAAGCCGTTTCAGCTCCCTCATGGATGGAATCAGTGGTCAGTTCGGGACCACTCCCCTGGGGCTGCTGCTGTTTTTTCTTGCCCTGATTGCCCTGCCCCTTTTTCTCACTGTTCTCTATCTGCGGCAAAAAAGACGGGAAAAACAGACCCGAATAGCGCGGAGCAGGGAGATTATCAGAAAAAAGAGCAGCGAGATCGGCCTGACCCCCGCGGGAAAAGAGCTGCTGGACCGGCTTATCAAATACGACGGCGGGCCGGAATCAGGATATCTTCTGTTCTTTGACGAACCCCGATTTCATAAGGCGGCGGCCGAACTGCAGGCAAAGGAACCGGATATCTCCGCAAGCTCCATTGCGGCCCTCCGACTCAAACTTGGATTCACAAGGGAACCTGCCCGCAGGTTTCATTCAACAACCCAGCTGCCCATAGAGGCTGTCCTGCTGGTTCGTCCGCGAAAACAACAGGGTGTTTACAAGGCAAAAATCACCGCGGTCAGGACCGACGGTTTCGAGATTGTCATGGAGGGAAACAACCTCCTTACAGCAGGAGACTCCGCTCTTTTCCAGTACCAGAATCCCCAGGGAACCTTTCTGTTTAGAAGCTTCTGTATAAAACGCGACGGCAGACAGATGCTTATTCGCCATCAGGAAAGCTTTAAGCAGCTGCAGAAACGGGCCTATTTCCGGGCAGTCTACACAGGAAGCGCGGAGATAGGGTTATTTGACAATGAAGATCGTTATTCAAGCCGGTTTATCGACATCGGAGGCGGCGGCGCGAGTATTATTAACCCTGAGGACCGTTTTTCCCAGGGAGATTTTCTGGAACTTATCTTTTCCCTCCCAGGCAATGATGAGACCTTTACTCTTAAAGGCAGTGTAATCCGAACATCCCGGGGCAGCCGCAGACTGCATGTCAAGTTTGAGGGGCTGAAGGAGAGTCAGCGGGACCGCATTATCGGACTGGTATTCAAACCACAGCAGGTTTCCGGGTAG
- a CDS encoding methyltransferase — protein sequence METVFLRTAPGLEDLVKQEALVLIQKETGDSRVKARSGKGWVEIASPLSLVPEELFPALSTVYRAMVLRSIVPRGDGKPDSQALAAVRKGGFNDLRHNSPFRITCYAPAEASGTRRLVEQVIGTEAVRESGAPVNLTRYDINYGIEFLDERIFFGSIFKDEDETPRYRKTFQVRSSVKPHIAASMLRLIGFVTKPGVLLDPCCGSGTILLEAAATHAGTRLYGVDVDSLCAQGAQKNLLALFPDQMGSRIYQGDARKLEELFPANSIDYLVTNPPFGIRTGTRINFYWFYRELLKGANRLLSSTGRIALLVGRQRGIFNRAVKEDGNFKTIHIRVIDASGLFPALYVLSRKPR from the coding sequence GTGGAAACAGTCTTTCTCCGAACCGCACCGGGGCTTGAGGATCTTGTTAAGCAGGAAGCCCTGGTTCTGATACAAAAAGAGACCGGAGATTCCCGGGTAAAAGCCCGCAGCGGTAAGGGCTGGGTCGAGATAGCGTCGCCTCTGTCCCTTGTTCCGGAAGAGCTGTTCCCGGCACTGAGCACTGTATACCGCGCCATGGTTCTTAGAAGTATCGTACCACGGGGAGACGGAAAACCTGATTCCCAAGCCCTTGCGGCCGTGCGCAAGGGCGGCTTCAATGATCTGCGACACAATTCTCCCTTCCGCATAACCTGCTACGCGCCTGCCGAAGCTTCCGGCACCCGCCGGCTTGTGGAACAGGTGATCGGAACAGAAGCGGTCAGGGAGAGCGGAGCCCCGGTTAACCTTACCCGCTACGATATAAACTACGGCATTGAATTCCTGGACGAGCGGATCTTTTTCGGCAGCATCTTCAAGGATGAAGACGAGACCCCCCGGTACCGCAAAACCTTCCAGGTGCGATCCTCGGTAAAGCCCCACATCGCAGCGTCCATGCTGCGACTTATCGGCTTTGTGACCAAACCGGGAGTGCTCCTGGACCCGTGCTGCGGTTCAGGAACGATCCTGCTCGAGGCCGCGGCGACCCATGCGGGAACCAGGCTGTATGGCGTTGATGTCGACTCATTGTGCGCCCAGGGGGCCCAGAAAAATCTTCTGGCTCTCTTCCCTGATCAGATGGGGAGCAGAATCTACCAGGGGGATGCCAGAAAACTGGAAGAGCTCTTCCCCGCAAACAGTATAGACTATCTGGTGACCAATCCTCCTTTCGGGATCAGGACCGGGACCCGTATAAACTTCTACTGGTTCTACCGGGAACTGCTTAAAGGGGCAAACCGGCTTCTCAGCAGTACAGGCAGAATCGCACTGCTTGTCGGTCGGCAGCGGGGTATTTTTAACCGGGCCGTTAAAGAGGATGGAAACTTCAAAACAATACATATCCGGGTAATAGATGCTTCAGGCCTCTTTCCAGCCCTCTATGTACTGAGCAGGAAACCGCGCTGA
- a CDS encoding ROK family protein: MKVAANSIKIRQMNAELIRSVLRQSGYATKKSIARATGLSIATCGNILKEMLGTSEVLEMDLADSTGGRPSRRFVYNQNFAHLLLLYLRQEGQEKSIYTALIDMSGNILYEERSVFAQISIAEVESLISRYCESYPRLQVIGFGVPAVVNKGVIGICDFDFLIDFPLVEYLEKKYQKKIVAENDVNCTAIGCFRGSTDQQAESLVYIYYPKEGNPGAGIVINGRILRGHSNFAGEVSYLPLGVPAEVQRKIQSDKGRFSYYVAKTALSVNAIINPGTIILSGYSFTPEIRELVAERVVHDAPAGHVPLLIFEDDIHDSYVEGLTYLALKEMSCEFELVRK, translated from the coding sequence ATGAAAGTGGCCGCAAACTCCATTAAAATACGGCAAATGAATGCCGAGCTTATTCGTTCAGTCCTGCGACAGTCCGGCTATGCTACGAAAAAGAGTATTGCCAGGGCTACCGGGCTCAGTATCGCAACCTGCGGTAATATTCTCAAAGAAATGCTTGGTACAAGTGAAGTTCTGGAGATGGACCTGGCTGATTCCACCGGCGGACGACCTTCCCGGCGCTTTGTCTATAACCAGAACTTCGCCCATTTGTTGCTGCTGTATCTGCGGCAGGAAGGGCAAGAGAAGAGCATTTATACCGCGTTGATCGATATGAGCGGAAATATTCTGTATGAAGAGCGTTCCGTTTTTGCGCAGATCAGCATTGCCGAGGTGGAGTCTCTCATATCCCGATACTGTGAATCCTATCCCCGCTTACAGGTGATCGGCTTTGGGGTTCCTGCCGTCGTCAATAAGGGAGTTATCGGAATCTGTGACTTTGATTTTCTGATCGATTTTCCCCTGGTTGAGTATCTGGAAAAGAAATACCAGAAAAAAATTGTTGCAGAGAATGATGTAAACTGCACTGCCATCGGCTGCTTCCGGGGAAGCACTGATCAGCAGGCAGAAAGCCTCGTTTACATATATTACCCGAAGGAGGGGAATCCAGGAGCAGGCATCGTAATAAACGGCCGGATACTCCGGGGGCATTCAAACTTTGCCGGAGAGGTCTCCTATCTGCCTCTCGGGGTTCCCGCCGAAGTTCAGAGAAAGATACAGAGTGATAAGGGACGTTTTAGTTACTACGTGGCAAAGACAGCCCTGTCGGTTAATGCAATTATCAATCCCGGAACGATTATTCTGTCCGGTTACAGCTTTACCCCGGAGATCCGGGAGCTAGTTGCTGAAAGAGTCGTACATGATGCCCCTGCAGGTCATGTCCCCCTGCTTATTTTCGAGGACGATATACACGACAGCTATGTGGAAGGGCTTACGTATCTGGCATTAAAAGAAATGTCCTGTGAGTTTGAACTTGTAAGGAAATAA
- a CDS encoding MFS transporter, translating to MSLGLPDSILGVAIPVIQREWGIELASAGFISMIAISGGIIYSFLSGYIVDKIGTSRITFISCLMTAMALFGFSVAPSFIWLLFLAVPLGVGGGAVDAALNNYVALHFEAHHMNWLHSFWGIGATLGPLIMSYALDQSGSWRLGYRMISVMQLSMAVILFVSLPIWKKHQTLLNNQKSSSSTELVPGDKNRVFALPGVQYALATMLLYCGVEVGLGLWGSSYLVYARNFSARNAASWIAMYYGGITAGRFLSGFVSFKLSNVRMIRAGILIALTGVIIFTMPLPDLFLGFALVLIGLGLSPVFPAMMHETPARFGREAARKVIGFQMGFAYVGSAFFPPFLGFILQNTRIAFLPAFILCAMAAMLMSSERLNWLVRRK from the coding sequence ATCAGTCTTGGGCTTCCCGATTCCATTTTGGGGGTAGCCATTCCTGTGATTCAGCGGGAGTGGGGTATTGAGCTGGCGTCCGCAGGGTTTATCTCGATGATTGCCATAAGCGGCGGCATTATATACAGCTTCCTCAGCGGATACATTGTAGACAAGATAGGTACCTCACGGATTACCTTTATCAGCTGCCTTATGACCGCTATGGCTTTATTTGGGTTTTCCGTTGCTCCGTCGTTTATATGGCTGCTGTTTCTGGCAGTTCCTCTGGGGGTTGGCGGAGGGGCGGTTGATGCGGCACTGAACAATTATGTTGCTCTCCATTTCGAAGCCCATCACATGAACTGGCTGCATTCCTTCTGGGGCATCGGAGCAACCCTGGGGCCGCTTATTATGTCCTATGCTCTGGACCAAAGCGGTTCCTGGCGGCTGGGTTACCGGATGATCTCGGTTATGCAGTTGTCAATGGCGGTAATCCTTTTTGTCAGTTTGCCGATCTGGAAAAAGCACCAGACTCTGCTGAATAATCAGAAATCATCCTCCTCCACAGAGCTGGTGCCCGGGGATAAGAACAGGGTTTTTGCCCTGCCGGGGGTACAATACGCCCTTGCCACCATGCTTTTATACTGTGGCGTCGAGGTCGGATTGGGGCTCTGGGGCAGCAGTTACCTGGTATATGCCAGAAATTTCAGCGCCAGGAATGCGGCTTCCTGGATCGCCATGTATTATGGAGGAATAACCGCCGGACGCTTCTTGTCAGGATTCGTCTCCTTCAAGCTGTCCAATGTCCGTATGATCCGGGCAGGTATCCTGATCGCTCTAACGGGGGTCATTATCTTCACCATGCCCCTTCCGGATCTCTTTCTCGGGTTTGCCCTGGTCCTGATAGGCCTGGGATTGTCTCCGGTGTTCCCGGCTATGATGCATGAAACCCCAGCCAGGTTCGGGCGGGAAGCTGCCCGAAAGGTAATCGGGTTTCAAATGGGTTTTGCCTATGTTGGCAGTGCATTTTTTCCGCCCTTTTTGGGATTCATCCTGCAGAACACCCGTATAGCTTTTCTGCCGGCCTTTATTCTCTGCGCCATGGCAGCGATGCTGATGTCTTCCGAGAGGCTGAACTGGCTTGTCCGCAGAAAATAA